AGCATGGAACCTGTTTTTTACTGTTGTGCGCCCTGTTGCCCGCCGCTCTGGCGGAAGACATGACCCTGAGGTCCGGAAGGGTGCTTAAGGATGCCAGCGTGGTATCCTCCGGGGATGACTTTGTCAGCGTCCAGTACACGGACGGCGTAGCCAAGGTTCCGTACAAGGAACTGACGGACGACCAGCAAAAGGACTATAAGATGACGCCGGAGGAGGTGGAGGCCAGGCTGGGCCGGCGGCGCCTGGAGGATGCGGCGCGGAAAAAGAAGGCGGAAGAGGCCAGGAAGGCGGCAGATGAGGAAGCCAGGAAAATCCGGGAATCCCTGTCTGAGGCGGAACGCCACCCCCGGTATCTGGAAGGGGCGGACATCGCCCGCATGTTTTTACTGATGGGTGAACTCACCAAGGTGGAAGCGGAAGTCATGGCCCTGCAATGGAATGCCCTGGAGGCGGACCGTGTGGGGCTGCCGGAGGAAGCCCGCGTCTTCCGCGCGAGAGCCGGGGCGTATCAGGACCAGGTAAGCGCCATCCGCAAAAAAAGGGAAACCGCGGAACAATACTGGCAGGACCTGGAAAAGAAGTACCTGGCCCTGAAAGACGGAACCCAGAAAAAGATTGCGGACCTGAACAAGCAGGTCTCCCAGCTGCAGGGGGAAGTGCGGGACGTAGCCAGCCAGCCGAGAACGGAGCGCATCATCGTCCCCCCGATCATCAGGACGTGGAACTATCCTCCCCCTCCCGTAATTATCAGGCCCCTTCCTCCCCGTCCGCCCAGGCCTTACCCCGTTCCGCCGCGTCCCGTTCCCATCCCCACCAAGCCCAACATGCGCGTGGGGTAGTGGCTGCTTGCCGGGACTCCTCCTCTTTTCTTCCGGCAGCCTGCGGGCGGTTTCCGGCACAGCCTGCAAGCCTGCGGCTGTTCCGGGAGGTGACGCGGCGGACTGCGGAAAAGCCTTCTTTCCTGCAACGGGGAAGGTCAGGCCCCAGGCAGGGGGAACAGCTCCATGCGGCCTGCGTGAAAGGTGGCCAGGTGGCGGAATCCGGCCTGGCGGGCCAGTTCCGCGGCATGCTCAAAATCCCGGCCCACATCCTCCGGCTTGTGGGCGTCTGAACTGATGGTAAGGGGAATGCCCATCTCCGCCGCCATGTTCAGGAACTGCGCGTCCGGATACTGCTCGGCGCACTTGTTGCGCCAGCCGGCGGTATTAAGTTCCAGGCATGCACCGGATTCCCGGATGGCTTCCAGCGCAGGTTCATAATAAGGGCGCAGGTCTCCGGCAGGACGGAACCCGAATTTCTTGATCAGGTCCGCATGGCCCATGATTTGGAACAGGCCGGAAGCCGCCATGTCCCGGTAGCGTTCCCAGTACTGCCCCCAGGCGTCCTCCACGGCCGTCCGGTTCCAGAAATCCATCTTGTAGGGATTGTCAAACTCCTCCTTCTCCCCCAGGTAATGGACGGAGCCGATCAGGTAATCCCACCCGTGCAGGCTCCGCAAATGCTCTATCCACGGCTCAATGCCGGGGAACCAGTCGCATTCCAGCGCGGTGCGGACCGTCAGGCCGTGCGGCGCGGCTAGCTCCCGCGCCTCCGTAAGCCAGTCCAGGTAAGCAGGCATGTCCGCCTGCTTCATGCGCCAGTCGTCAAAAGGCTCGCCGGGCATGGGGGCGTGGTCTGAAATGCCGTACTCCCGCAGTCCGGCGCGCACGGCTGACTGCACATATTCCTGCGGGGTGCCGGAGGCGTGCAGGCACAGGGGGGTATGGGTATGGTAATCGCAGTACATGGGGGAAAGCCCATGTTAGCACGGCGGCGCGGGCGGTTCAATCCGGAGGACGTATTTGCCGATTATTTGCCGTCTTTGACTTTATGGGTTGATTTTATGGACAGGATTTTTTAGAGTCGCGTTGAATAGGACACGTGACATATGAGTGACTGGCAAGGCTTTTCCCCGCTGAATGATTTCACAGGACCGCTCCTGGACAACCTGAAGCGTCATCCCAAGCGCATTGTTTTTCCGGAAGGGGAGGACGTGCGCGTGCTGCGCGTGTCTGAGCGCTTCGTGGCGGAAAAGGCCGGTGTGCCCATCCTGCTGGGCCGCAAGGAAGTCATCCGTAGAATGGCGGAAATGAATGGAATTTCCCTGAAATTCGTCCGCATCATTGAACCGGAAAAAAGCTCCGATCTTCAAATGTTCTGCGACCGCTATGAACGCGCGGAGCAAATGTTCGGCAACGGACTGCCCATGAACACGCGTGAAATCGTCTCCGAGCCGGTCCACTTTGCCGCCATGATGGTCCTTTACGGCCAGGCGGACGCCATTGTGGCCGGGAACATGAAAAGGGTGGCCTCCGTCTTCCGCGCCGTGAACAAATACCGGCAGGACCCCGTTCCCACCAAGCCCCTTTTTGCCATCTCCATTGTGCTGGTTCCCGAATTTGCCAGAAAATTCGGCGGCCGCGGCATCTACTTCCTGGCGGATACGGGCGTAACGCCTGACCCCACGGTGGAAAACATGGCCTACTTTGCCGTGGAAACGGCCAAAATGGCCCGGCACATGCTCGGCAAAAGCGTCCGTGTCGCCATGCTGAGCGCGTCCACGGACGGCTCCGTGCCGGAACTGGCCGCGGACCGCACCAGGGCCGCTACCGCGCTGGCCCGGAGCATGGTGCAGAAGGAATGCCTGAACAATGAAATCTCCGTGGAAGGGGAAATCCAGATTGACGCCGCCCTCTCGTCGGACTCCTACAGCGTGCGCGTGCACCGCAACTCCATGCTGCAACCCAGTGACGTGTGGGTCTTCCCGACCCTGGATGCGGCGGACATCTCCAAAAAACTGATCTGCATGATGCCCTCCGTGTACAACTACGGCCTCATTCTGGGCGGGCTGCTCTTCCCGATTGCCCAGCTTCCGCGGTTGACGGATGAAGACCGGATGTTCGGCACCGCGCTGGTAGTGGGGAATGAAGCCATCAAATTCCACCTGCTGTATCCACAGGGGGTTGCTCCCCTTTATTGATGGGGCGCGGCGCGTCCTTCACCAGCAGGCGTTTCTCCTTGCGCACGGCCAGCTTGCCACCGGGCAGGGAAGTGCGGGAAGGGCCGTCCGTATCCAGGATATTCATCACCCGGAGGACCGCATTCTCCGTCAGATCGGGAACATTCTGGCGGCGCAGGTAATCATGGACGGCGCATTGCCTCAGCTCCGCGGGGAGCCGATTCACCTTCGGCAGGAACAGGCGCCCCTGCGGGTCCGTCAGGTTCATGGAATCCAGGGCCTGGGAAAGCGCCGTGCGGATTTGGTTCTCCACCCGGCAGGCGCGTGAAAAGGAAAGGCTGGTATTCCGCCGGAACAGGGCATCCAGCCTGGGGATAACCTCATGGCGCAGGGCATTCCTGGTGTACTCCGTGGACTGGTTGCTGGCGTCCTCCCTCCACGGAATGCGGTGATGGGCCAGGTACGCGGTGATCTCCTCCCGGGAAACACTCAGCAGAGGCCGTACGACGGTCAGCCCGTTGGCCCACGTGGAAACGGGAGACATGCCGTGAATGCCGGAAGCGCCGCGGCACAGGTGAAGGAGGGCTGTCTCCTGCTGGTCGTTCCGGTGGTGGGCCAGTGCTACGAGCGCGCCCGGATGGGCTGCGGACCACTTCAGGAACAGTGCCTGCCGTGCGTGGCGGGCCGCTTCTTCAACGGACATGCCCCCGGCGCGGGCCGTGGCGCGGACGTCCGCCCGCTCCCACACACAGCGAACTCCCAGGGAGGAAGCATACTGGCGCACGAACTGCGCCTCCTCCTCCGCCTCCGGACGCAAGCCGTGGTGCACGTGGCAGGCAATCAAATTGCACCCCTGCATGCCGGACAAGAGGGAAAGAAGAGCCATGGAATCCCGCCCGCCGCTGATGCCGGCGAGGACGGGGCGCCCGGAACGCAGAAGCTCCGCAGACTGGCTATCGAAATGGTCCGGTGTCAACATCATGCCGCCGCCAGTGAAGCAGGAAAAAGGAATAAAGAGAAGCCTGCAAATAAAAACCCCGTTTTCCGGGAAGGAAACGGGGTGGGAAAACTGTTGGAACAAGCCTTACTTGTTGAGCTTGGGCTTGCCGCCGCTGCGCCGGACGGAGCCGAAGCGCTTCTGGAACTTGTCAATGCGGCCTTCGGTGTCCACAAACTGGTTCTTGCCGGTGAAGAACGGGTGGGAATCGGAGGTGATACCGCAGGAAACCACGAAATGTTCAACCCCGTCAATAACTTCCGTCTTGGGGGAACGAACCGTGGAATGGGTGATGAAGCGGCGTCCGGTGGTAATGTCAACGAAGACCACCGGATTGTACTGGGGATGAATATCTTTCTTCATGGTGATGTATTGCGTTTCCGACGCAAGGGGAGCACCAGTATAGGCGCGTTTTATTGCATGTCAAGCATCCCCGCATAAAAATGCGGAAGTCTGTGAATGACGGTGGACGGACTTGCCCGGAGGGCGGTTATGGGGATGATGGAACGGAAAATGGAGCAGGTGCTGAAGAGACCCCCCTGGTGGGCGTGGTTTTCCCTGATGGGACTGGAGATTCCTTCTGCAGCCATTGCGTGGGCTTTTGCCGTCAGCCAGTCCCATCTGGTGGTAGTCTCTTCTCCCTGGCTGTACCAGTTTCTATTTGTGGCCGTCTGGTGCGTCAACATGCTGGACCGGGTCATGAAGGTATTCCGGGGAGGCCCTGCGGTGTACTCTGACGAATGCCTGCTGTTTGCCAAAAAACACTGCTTCGTCATTTCCCTCCTCATTGTGGTGGCCGCCATCACGGGACTGTGGATCATGTTCTTCCAGCTGGGTGTGGTCATCTTCCAATTCGCCCTGCTGCCGGGTATTTGCAGTTTGCTGTTCCTGTACTTCTCCACCAATCCGCACAAAAAGGGAATCCTGTCTTCCGCGTTTGTCATGGGGTCATTCTTTGCCTCCGTCTCCTTTGCCACCGGCGCCGGAATCCCTGCCTACTTTTACGGCACCATGGGCGGAGGGTGGAGCGGCCAGTTATCCACGCCCACCTGGTATCTGGTGGCCCTGGTCATGCTGAGCATGTTCAGCCGGAGGAGGTGGATAGAAGAAGATGATGAAGAGGAGCAGGAATCCGCCGCCCGGGACATGGTATCCCTGGTCTGGATGGGAGTGATTGTCATTTACGTGGTCTTCTGCCTGGCCGCGGCCGCGCGGGAATACACCGGGGATGCGTGGATCTATTACGGTCTGGCCATGGCGGGAGTATTCATGTTCGTGCTGGACAGGTTGAAAAGGAACATGCCTCCCCTCATGCTGTACACCCTCTCCTGGGTGGCGCTGATCTTCCCGCTGGTGCTGAGCGGCATTCTGGCCCAGGCTTCCTCCTGATTGACTGGGAAGAACTTCCTGCCGCCGAACACGGCAAAACGCAGGAAAATTGGAAAAATGATATTTTGTGGTTGCAATACGGGAGATGCGGTGCTAGATTCTGCCCCGCAATCACGCTCTGCGTGCAAGCAAGTGGCTCGGTAGCTCAGTCGGTAGAGCAGGGGATTGAAAATCCCCGTGTCGGCGGTTCGATCCCGTCCCGAGCCACCATTTTTTTCTCCCAATTTTTTAATCCCCCCTCCTTTTATACGGGAAGTAGCTCAGCCTGGTGGAGCGCCTGCTTTGGGAGCAGGATGTCGCAGGTTCGAATCCTGTCTTCCCGACCAAATTCTTCTTTTTAAGGGTGCCGAATTATGCTTAGATAGCAACGGCTTACGCAGTTTTAGTTTGAATTGTGCCGAATAGCGCATTATGGCTAGGGGTACACTTTGGGGTACAAAATGTACCCCTCGATGTACCCCTAAGAAAATTTGAATGTTATGGCCTGGTTGAAAGAAAGAAAAGGAACGTGGTTTGCCAAATGGCGGGATGCCGATGGCAAGGAAATCGTCAAATCCACCAAAGTGAAGCTGAAGCCTACGGATGGCATGAAATCTTCGGATGCCAAAAAGCTGGCTCAGTTGACGGCGGATAATATGGAGCGTGCAGCCAAAGGCAATGTTGGGAAGGCTCAGGCATTGCAAGCGGCTCGCAGTGCTTTTTCCATGGCGGATAAAGTGCCGTCTGTTAAAGAGTATCTGGATAATTACCGGAGTACCGGAAAACAGAAATATTCGGACGGTCAGAAGAGGGCGTTCAAAGTGTTTCTGGAGTTTCTGGGAAAGAAGAAAAGTATGCGCCTGGATTGTGTGACGACGGGTGCAAGAGGTCTACCGTGGCGATTTGCTGGTAGCCCCGGTAGAGGTAGCGTTCATGCGCTGTGACGGTGCCATTTTCCGTAACCTTGGTAAACCATCTGCGGCCCATGTAAGTCATAGCCGCAGGTGATGACGGTGCCGCCCTGCGTGAA
This DNA window, taken from Akkermansia muciniphila, encodes the following:
- a CDS encoding histidinol-phosphatase, with product MYCDYHTHTPLCLHASGTPQEYVQSAVRAGLREYGISDHAPMPGEPFDDWRMKQADMPAYLDWLTEARELAAPHGLTVRTALECDWFPGIEPWIEHLRSLHGWDYLIGSVHYLGEKEEFDNPYKMDFWNRTAVEDAWGQYWERYRDMAASGLFQIMGHADLIKKFGFRPAGDLRPYYEPALEAIRESGACLELNTAGWRNKCAEQYPDAQFLNMAAEMGIPLTISSDAHKPEDVGRDFEHAAELARQAGFRHLATFHAGRMELFPLPGA
- a CDS encoding phosphate acyltransferase yields the protein MSDWQGFSPLNDFTGPLLDNLKRHPKRIVFPEGEDVRVLRVSERFVAEKAGVPILLGRKEVIRRMAEMNGISLKFVRIIEPEKSSDLQMFCDRYERAEQMFGNGLPMNTREIVSEPVHFAAMMVLYGQADAIVAGNMKRVASVFRAVNKYRQDPVPTKPLFAISIVLVPEFARKFGGRGIYFLADTGVTPDPTVENMAYFAVETAKMARHMLGKSVRVAMLSASTDGSVPELAADRTRAATALARSMVQKECLNNEISVEGEIQIDAALSSDSYSVRVHRNSMLQPSDVWVFPTLDAADISKKLICMMPSVYNYGLILGGLLFPIAQLPRLTDEDRMFGTALVVGNEAIKFHLLYPQGVAPLY
- the tilS gene encoding tRNA lysidine(34) synthetase TilS is translated as MMLTPDHFDSQSAELLRSGRPVLAGISGGRDSMALLSLLSGMQGCNLIACHVHHGLRPEAEEEAQFVRQYASSLGVRCVWERADVRATARAGGMSVEEAARHARQALFLKWSAAHPGALVALAHHRNDQQETALLHLCRGASGIHGMSPVSTWANGLTVVRPLLSVSREEITAYLAHHRIPWREDASNQSTEYTRNALRHEVIPRLDALFRRNTSLSFSRACRVENQIRTALSQALDSMNLTDPQGRLFLPKVNRLPAELRQCAVHDYLRRQNVPDLTENAVLRVMNILDTDGPSRTSLPGGKLAVRKEKRLLVKDAPRPINKGEQPPVDTAGGI
- a CDS encoding type B 50S ribosomal protein L31, whose translation is MKKDIHPQYNPVVFVDITTGRRFITHSTVRSPKTEVIDGVEHFVVSCGITSDSHPFFTGKNQFVDTEGRIDKFQKRFGSVRRSGGKPKLNK